A part of Deltaproteobacteria bacterium PRO3 genomic DNA contains:
- a CDS encoding ABC transporter ATP-binding protein has translation MGVVVKNLTKTFQSQKTDFAAVRDVSFKVEEGALVALLGPSGSGKSTILRMIAGLEQPDSGEIFLGGENVTRLATQKRGVGFVFQNYALFKQLTVFQNIAFGLQVQGAPRAEIKGRVSELLELLGLKDLGRRYPHQLSGGQRQRVALARALAPRPKVLLLDEPFGAIDAKIRKELREWLRTLHDEMHVTSLFVTHDQEEALEICDHIYVMNQGVIEQGGTPEEIYKRPATEFVANFVGLMNIHDAVVKDGKLSIGPYSFPGNGGNGLAEGDRIRVFFRPQDIYISGASNAYAMHARIVRRSFLGVSIKLEIEAEHGFRFIAIIPEHVFYNEKLAEGAAISYQIEEFHYVNLRAGKGMKKLVFADYEI, from the coding sequence TTCAAAGCCAGAAGACCGACTTTGCGGCGGTGCGCGACGTCAGCTTCAAGGTGGAAGAGGGGGCGCTGGTCGCCCTGCTGGGCCCCAGCGGCTCGGGGAAGAGCACCATCCTGCGCATGATCGCGGGCCTCGAGCAGCCGGATTCGGGAGAGATCTTCCTCGGCGGCGAGAACGTGACGCGGCTTGCGACGCAGAAGCGAGGCGTGGGCTTCGTCTTCCAGAACTACGCCTTGTTCAAGCAGTTGACGGTCTTCCAGAACATCGCCTTCGGCCTTCAGGTTCAGGGCGCGCCGCGGGCGGAGATCAAAGGGCGGGTGTCGGAGCTGCTGGAATTGCTGGGCTTGAAGGACCTGGGACGCCGCTATCCGCACCAGCTTTCCGGCGGGCAGCGCCAGCGCGTGGCCCTGGCCCGGGCCCTCGCCCCGAGGCCGAAGGTCCTGCTGCTCGACGAGCCCTTCGGCGCCATCGACGCCAAGATCCGCAAGGAACTGCGCGAGTGGCTGCGCACCCTGCACGACGAGATGCACGTCACCAGCCTCTTCGTCACCCACGACCAGGAAGAGGCCTTGGAGATCTGCGACCACATCTACGTCATGAACCAGGGCGTCATCGAGCAGGGCGGGACGCCCGAGGAGATCTACAAGCGCCCGGCCACCGAGTTCGTCGCCAACTTCGTCGGATTGATGAACATCCACGACGCGGTGGTCAAGGACGGCAAGCTCTCCATCGGCCCCTACAGCTTCCCCGGCAACGGCGGGAACGGCTTGGCGGAGGGCGACCGCATCCGCGTCTTCTTCCGCCCCCAGGACATCTACATCTCCGGCGCGAGCAACGCCTACGCGATGCACGCCCGCATCGTGCGCCGGTCCTTCTTGGGCGTCAGCATCAAGCTGGAGATCGAGGCGGAGCACGGCTTCCGCTTCATCGCGATCATCCCCGAGCACGTCTTCTACAACGAGAAGCTGGCGGAAGGCGCGGCCATCTCCTACCAGATCGAGGAGTTTCACTACGTGAACCTGCGCGCGGGGAAGGGGATGAAGAAGTTGGTGTTTGCGGATTATGAGATTTGA
- a CDS encoding 2-(1,2-epoxy-1,2-dihydrophenyl)acetyl-CoA isomerase, translating to MEKRRFNSKTIAEAPMKDQMILEETQGHCRTLTLNRPEAKNAFNFELAAAIPAALTRAAKDRKLRVIILRGAGGAFSAGGDIKLFQKNLKTSAQAFRKISGHLNRAIRTIAAMPQLVIAAVQGPAYAAGFGLALSCDLTVASHLARLSPSFVNIALAPNAGSTYFLPRIIGPKRALEAFLTGRVWAAPEAHALGLLNHVWPEESFESELAAYVADLTSRPTRTLTRIKRVVAASLKNPLARQLELEKREIAASSLSRDFAEGVNSFVDKRKPVFRGL from the coding sequence ATGGAAAAACGACGGTTTAATTCCAAGACTATAGCAGAGGCCCCGATGAAGGACCAAATGATTCTCGAAGAAACTCAAGGGCATTGCCGCACGCTCACCCTCAACCGCCCCGAGGCGAAGAACGCCTTTAATTTCGAGTTGGCCGCCGCGATCCCGGCGGCCCTGACGCGGGCGGCCAAAGATCGAAAATTGCGCGTCATTATTTTGCGCGGGGCCGGCGGCGCCTTCTCCGCGGGCGGGGACATCAAGCTCTTCCAAAAAAACCTCAAGACCAGCGCCCAGGCCTTCCGCAAGATCAGCGGGCATCTCAACCGCGCAATCCGCACCATCGCCGCAATGCCGCAGCTGGTGATCGCCGCCGTCCAAGGCCCGGCCTATGCGGCGGGCTTCGGGCTCGCCCTCTCCTGCGACCTGACCGTCGCCTCGCACCTGGCGAGGCTCTCGCCCTCTTTCGTCAACATCGCCTTGGCCCCCAACGCGGGCTCCACTTATTTTTTGCCGCGCATCATCGGCCCCAAACGGGCCCTCGAGGCCTTTCTGACCGGCCGGGTCTGGGCGGCACCCGAGGCCCATGCCCTGGGCCTCCTCAACCATGTTTGGCCCGAGGAGAGCTTCGAGTCCGAGCTCGCCGCCTACGTCGCCGACCTGACCTCCCGGCCCACCCGGACACTGACGCGGATCAAGCGCGTCGTCGCCGCCTCGCTAAAAAATCCCCTGGCAAGGCAGCTGGAATTGGAAAAGCGCGAGATCGCGGCCTCGTCGCTCAGCCGGGATTTCGCGGAGGGCGTGAACTCCTTCGTCGACAAGCGAAAGCCCGTGTTTAGGGGGCTGTAG